Genomic DNA from Fusobacterium varium:
GACTATACTCTTGTAATATAGTTTTAAAGTCTAAAATATCCTCATTTTTATCAACATGATCTATCGAATCTTGTATATGACTTAAAGCATATTTTTTAGCAGTTTCAAAATTTGAATCTAAATAGATAGCCCCTAAAATAGCTTCAAAAGCATCTCCTAAGATAGAACTTCTATCTCTTCCACCTGTCATCTCTTCTCCCTTACTTAAAAGAAGATATTTTCCTACATCCATTTTCTTTGAAATCTCTGCTAATACTGGCTCACTTACTACCATAGATTTTATTTTGGCTAAATCTCCCTCTGTTGAGTTCTCATGACTTTTATACAAATATTCAGTAACAACAAGATCTAGAACTGCATCTCCTAGCAGTTCTAGTCTTTCGTTGCTTATTTTTTTGTATCTTCTGTGTTCATTTCCAAAAGATCTATGGATAAGTGAATTTTTTAAAAGCTCTTTATTCTTAAATGAGTAACCTAAATTTTCTTCTAGCTCTAAATAATTCTTCTTCAACTTATCCTCCTATATTTAATTACTTATATTTTCTCATTGCTATTACAGCATTATGTCCACCAAATCCAAGAGAACTTGACATTGCTACATTAATTTCTCTTTCTACTGGTGTATTTGGTGCATAGTTTAAATCACATATTGGATCTGGATTATCATAGTTAATTGTTGGTGGTATTAT
This window encodes:
- the rnc gene encoding ribonuclease III encodes the protein MKKNYLELEENLGYSFKNKELLKNSLIHRSFGNEHRRYKKISNERLELLGDAVLDLVVTEYLYKSHENSTEGDLAKIKSMVVSEPVLAEISKKMDVGKYLLLSKGEEMTGGRDRSSILGDAFEAILGAIYLDSNFETAKKYALSHIQDSIDHVDKNEDILDFKTILQEYSQREYKLIPIYQVVNETGPDHQKVFEIAVTVGEMVGSGTGKNKKSAEQSAAKELCKKLGVKIHETL